A genomic segment from Leptospira congkakensis encodes:
- a CDS encoding adenylate/guanylate cyclase domain-containing protein produces MTPSENPPPIIAERLKSKDKVKADKTNEATILFAHIVEFTVVSQTIEPEKIVSLLNYTFSEFDTTI; encoded by the coding sequence ATAACCCCATCTGAAAATCCCCCACCTATCATTGCTGAACGACTCAAATCAAAAGACAAAGTCAAAGCAGACAAAACAAACGAAGCAACAATACTTTTTGCTCACATAGTTGAATTTACCGTTGTATCACAGACAATCGAGCCGGAAAAAATAGTTTCACTTTTAAACTATACATTCTCAGAATTTGATACAACTATCTAA